The proteins below come from a single Methanothrix thermoacetophila PT genomic window:
- a CDS encoding TIGR00304 family membrane protein: protein MLGILMIISGIMILMLDSIMRERRYEEMEETVMPAERRTDIKGGAVVMIGPLPVVIGSDQRMAAVLMVLAITLMAIWMVSAYLGHFQ from the coding sequence TTGCTTGGGATCCTTATGATCATCTCCGGGATCATGATTCTGATGCTCGATAGCATCATGCGTGAGCGGAGATACGAGGAGATGGAGGAGACGGTGATGCCCGCGGAGCGGAGAACGGATATCAAGGGTGGAGCGGTTGTCATGATCGGCCCTCTTCCGGTGGTGATAGGCTCAGATCAACGAATGGCTGCGGTTCTTATGGTTCTAGCGATCACCCTCATGGCCATCTGGATGGTATCTGCATATCTGGGGCATTTCCAGTAG
- a CDS encoding M42 family metallopeptidase → MRSLLERLSNAHGISGREGSVMQIIRDELAPHVDDVQIDTLGNLVATRRGKSPSVMIAAHADEIGLMVKFVDEKGFVYFVKIGGWFDQTLLNQRVILHTKNGPVFGVIGSKPPHVMKEEDRKKPVDSRDMFIDVGARDQNEAREMGIVPGVPITIDRSFVPLRGDRVTGKAFDNRAGVAMMIEAMKRTRTECTVYAVSTVMEEVGLKGAKTCAFGIRPDLAIVTDTTIPGDHPGIEKKDSALEMGKGPVITVVDASGRGLIADEDVLDWLQKTAEQFSIPVQLDVSGGGTTDATAIQLSREGVKTGVVSIATRYIHSPVEVLSLEDLDKGAELIARALETAPRYFRREG, encoded by the coding sequence ATGAGATCTTTGCTTGAGAGGCTCAGCAACGCCCATGGAATCTCAGGGAGAGAAGGGAGCGTGATGCAGATCATAAGAGATGAGCTCGCTCCCCACGTTGATGATGTTCAAATAGACACGCTGGGAAATCTGGTCGCGACCAGAAGGGGCAAGAGCCCCTCGGTGATGATAGCAGCACACGCCGATGAGATCGGTCTGATGGTCAAGTTCGTTGATGAGAAGGGATTCGTCTACTTTGTGAAGATCGGCGGCTGGTTCGACCAGACGCTTCTGAATCAGAGGGTGATACTTCACACAAAGAACGGCCCCGTATTCGGCGTCATAGGCTCCAAGCCACCGCATGTGATGAAGGAGGAGGACAGGAAGAAGCCAGTCGATTCCAGAGATATGTTCATAGATGTCGGGGCTAGGGACCAGAACGAGGCGAGGGAGATGGGGATCGTTCCTGGGGTGCCGATAACCATCGACAGGTCATTTGTTCCGCTCAGAGGGGACAGGGTCACTGGAAAGGCGTTTGACAACCGCGCTGGCGTGGCTATGATGATAGAGGCGATGAAGAGAACCAGGACTGAGTGTACGGTCTACGCGGTCAGCACTGTGATGGAGGAGGTCGGCCTGAAGGGTGCGAAGACGTGCGCGTTCGGCATCAGGCCTGATCTTGCAATAGTCACTGACACGACGATTCCAGGGGATCACCCTGGGATAGAGAAGAAGGATTCGGCTCTCGAGATGGGGAAGGGGCCGGTCATAACAGTCGTGGACGCATCCGGACGCGGGCTGATAGCAGATGAGGATGTGCTCGATTGGCTTCAAAAGACCGCTGAGCAGTTCAGCATACCGGTACAGCTCGATGTCTCAGGTGGAGGGACGACAGATGCGACCGCGATCCAGCTCTCGAGAGAGGGTGTCAAGACCGGAGTTGTGAGCATCGCCACGAGGTACATCCACTCGCCCGTGGAGGTCCTGAGCCTGGAGGATCTAGATAAAGGGGCGGAGCTGATCGCCAGGGCGCTCGAGACCGCCCCTAGATACTTCAGACGGGAAGGTTAA
- a CDS encoding TIGR00304 family membrane protein, with protein MLRLIGWSLILIGVIITFVSLLSLPSSSGFGGVILIGPIPIVFGSTPYMALAAMILAIAIMLISIALWRR; from the coding sequence ATGCTCCGCCTGATCGGCTGGTCTCTGATACTGATTGGTGTCATCATCACATTCGTCTCACTCCTCTCTCTCCCCTCCAGCAGCGGGTTCGGAGGGGTGATACTCATAGGGCCGATACCGATCGTCTTCGGCTCCACGCCGTATATGGCACTTGCAGCCATGATCCTCGCCATAGCGATCATGCTGATCTCCATAGCGCTCTGGAGGAGATAG
- the hisS gene encoding histidine--tRNA ligase, translating into MIQRPRGTRDFPPEEAYRRRAVREKMIDVMERWGYREVATPTFEHLELFTLKSGEGVIEEIYSFKDKGGRDIALRPELTAPVMRMYVSELHSSPKPLRLYYFANCFRYERPQKGRFREFWQLGCELIGGRRPDSEAEVIAMADEVLRAVGIRGDIHIGYLGLIRSMLKKVPEAHRQSIMRLIDKKERDALRELLQSIGAEDLGIIELISLKGKDALERAEELSAALSSIEIPGENASAAQSVAAPGASGREGARASARAGRSPESEMDLSEFREMLELLDAYDVEATIDFEIVRGLEYYTGTVFEIYASGLGAQNQICGGGSYELASLFGGSETFSTGFGLGFDRIMEVVGEVDRQKPPVVLAFTPDVKIDAIRIAKRLRNIVPVVMDVMGRSLSAQLKSASAINAEHVIIIGRRELDSGKLVLRDMVKGSQEELSIEEIEEQLRIAFEQTTPVRR; encoded by the coding sequence ATGATCCAGAGGCCCAGAGGAACCAGGGACTTCCCGCCTGAGGAGGCTTACAGAAGGCGTGCTGTCAGGGAGAAGATGATCGATGTGATGGAGAGATGGGGCTACCGCGAGGTTGCAACCCCGACATTCGAGCATCTCGAGCTCTTCACGCTCAAATCAGGTGAGGGGGTCATAGAGGAGATATACAGCTTCAAGGACAAGGGCGGCAGGGACATCGCCCTAAGGCCGGAGCTCACCGCACCCGTGATGAGGATGTACGTCAGCGAGCTTCACAGCTCCCCGAAGCCGTTGAGGCTCTACTACTTCGCCAACTGCTTCAGGTACGAGAGGCCGCAGAAGGGCAGGTTCAGGGAGTTCTGGCAGCTCGGCTGCGAGCTCATCGGCGGAAGGCGTCCCGACTCAGAGGCAGAGGTCATAGCGATGGCTGACGAGGTCCTGAGAGCAGTTGGGATCAGAGGGGATATCCACATCGGGTATCTGGGACTGATAAGATCGATGCTGAAGAAGGTCCCCGAGGCGCACAGGCAGAGCATAATGAGGCTCATCGACAAGAAGGAGAGGGATGCGCTCAGGGAGCTGCTCCAGAGCATAGGGGCTGAGGATCTCGGGATCATTGAGCTGATCAGCCTGAAGGGGAAGGATGCGCTCGAAAGAGCTGAGGAGCTGAGCGCTGCCCTTTCATCAATCGAGATTCCCGGAGAGAATGCCAGCGCCGCGCAATCTGTTGCGGCACCAGGAGCGAGCGGGAGAGAGGGTGCACGCGCCTCTGCGAGAGCGGGCAGATCTCCTGAGTCTGAGATGGACCTGAGCGAGTTCAGGGAGATGCTGGAGCTTCTGGATGCATACGATGTTGAGGCGACGATCGACTTCGAGATAGTGCGCGGTCTCGAGTACTACACCGGAACGGTCTTCGAGATCTACGCCTCCGGCCTGGGAGCCCAGAACCAGATATGCGGCGGCGGATCCTATGAGCTTGCAAGTCTATTTGGAGGATCCGAGACGTTCTCCACCGGATTCGGCCTCGGGTTCGACAGGATAATGGAGGTCGTCGGAGAGGTCGATCGACAAAAGCCTCCCGTGGTTCTTGCATTCACCCCCGATGTGAAGATTGATGCGATCAGGATCGCGAAGCGTCTCAGGAATATCGTTCCCGTTGTCATGGATGTCATGGGACGCTCTCTGAGCGCACAGCTGAAATCCGCATCTGCGATCAACGCTGAGCACGTCATAATCATCGGGAGAAGGGAGCTCGACTCCGGGAAGCTCGTTCTCAGGGATATGGTGAAAGGCTCTCAGGAGGAGCTGAGCATCGAGGAGATCGAGGAACAGCTGAGAATCGCCTTTGAACAAACCACCCCTGTGCGAAGATAA
- a CDS encoding beta-ribofuranosylaminobenzene 5'-phosphate synthase, whose amino-acid sequence MTFAFPVAQEIAKLERIVGRLSPVQKMLLGTDGSVTSLLEVITGSPVGIETLEQRVVPATDDVARELDIDVGEDVNYRVVRLKNARTGETLIHAVSYTPLKRLEPGFKNDLMRADIPIGQILHKHRIESRRDITQTECEQADDRMSQLFNIFPKELMLSRRYKIIRKGEPLIAIRETFPYNMFQDTRRVIIETPARIHMTLTDLCGEAGRVDGGVGIALDKPNIVVEGEIDRDLSVEGEQSERALEAAKRVAERFGLGGARISVRSCYRTHVGLGSGTQLAVAVGKALCELYGEKASIREIASAVSRGGTSGIGVAAFEMGGFIVDGGHTFGPGREKSDFRPSSASSGVRPPPVIARHDFPESWRIVLAVPNIEKGAYGQREIDIFREYCPVPLSEVQELCYQIMVRMMPSVVEEDLDAFGMAVNRIQQLGFKRVEVELQHPMIKMLMQEMVSAGAACAGLSSFGPTVYAVTDTNTRDIESAARDVMGDIGGEIIITRSRNEGARIRTA is encoded by the coding sequence ATGACCTTTGCCTTTCCTGTGGCCCAGGAGATAGCGAAGCTCGAGAGGATCGTGGGCAGGCTCAGTCCCGTACAGAAGATGCTTCTGGGGACCGATGGCTCTGTGACTAGCCTGCTGGAGGTTATCACAGGCTCGCCTGTGGGAATAGAGACGTTGGAGCAGAGGGTGGTGCCTGCGACTGATGACGTCGCGAGGGAGCTTGATATAGATGTTGGGGAGGACGTCAACTACCGAGTCGTCCGGCTGAAAAATGCCCGCACCGGCGAGACGCTGATACACGCGGTCTCCTACACTCCACTCAAGAGACTGGAGCCCGGGTTCAAGAACGACCTGATGCGCGCGGACATCCCGATAGGCCAGATACTCCACAAGCACCGCATAGAGTCGCGGAGGGATATAACACAGACGGAGTGCGAGCAGGCGGACGATAGGATGAGCCAGCTCTTCAACATCTTCCCGAAGGAGCTGATGCTCTCAAGGAGATACAAGATCATAAGAAAGGGGGAGCCGCTGATCGCAATAAGGGAGACGTTCCCCTACAACATGTTTCAGGATACAAGAAGGGTGATCATCGAGACGCCTGCGAGGATCCACATGACGCTCACAGACCTCTGCGGCGAGGCCGGGCGGGTCGATGGCGGGGTGGGGATAGCGCTCGATAAGCCGAACATAGTCGTGGAGGGAGAGATCGACAGGGATCTATCAGTCGAGGGAGAGCAGTCTGAGAGAGCGCTGGAGGCGGCGAAGAGGGTCGCCGAGAGGTTCGGGCTTGGAGGAGCGCGCATATCTGTTAGAAGCTGCTACAGGACGCATGTGGGTCTTGGCAGCGGAACACAGCTCGCTGTGGCGGTTGGAAAGGCGCTCTGCGAGCTTTACGGCGAGAAGGCGAGCATCAGAGAGATTGCCTCTGCGGTTAGCCGCGGCGGGACCAGCGGCATAGGTGTCGCGGCATTTGAGATGGGCGGCTTCATAGTCGACGGGGGTCACACATTCGGCCCGGGAAGGGAGAAGTCTGACTTCAGACCATCATCTGCTAGCTCTGGGGTGAGACCACCGCCCGTGATAGCGCGCCATGACTTTCCTGAGAGCTGGAGGATAGTGCTTGCCGTTCCAAACATAGAGAAGGGCGCATACGGCCAGCGCGAGATCGACATATTCAGGGAGTACTGCCCTGTCCCGCTCTCAGAGGTCCAGGAGCTGTGCTACCAGATAATGGTCAGGATGATGCCGTCCGTTGTTGAGGAGGACCTAGATGCATTCGGGATGGCGGTGAACAGGATACAGCAGCTGGGCTTCAAGCGCGTGGAGGTCGAGCTGCAGCATCCTATGATCAAAATGCTGATGCAGGAGATGGTCTCAGCTGGAGCAGCATGCGCCGGCCTGAGCTCCTTCGGGCCCACGGTGTATGCGGTAACAGACACTAACACCAGGGACATAGAGTCAGCAGCCCGCGATGTGATGGGCGATATCGGCGGAGAGATTATTATAACAAGATCGAGGAACGAGGGGGCCAGGATAAGGACCGCGTAG